A region of Mesorhizobium sp. AR02 DNA encodes the following proteins:
- the fliR gene encoding flagellar biosynthetic protein FliR, with the protein MSVLSQSVVIAAFLAFCRIGACFMLMPGLSSARVPVQVRLFVAVAATGGLLAFLWDRIIPFVDPRPQILVPMIISELLVGGLIGAMTRLYMEALRFMGSAIAMLIGYGGSGGPAIEEPEPQAALAAIISFSALLMLFVFDFDHEIVRALVASYTVAPVNVFFNPQTALVDITDTVSDTFFLVIRLGSPFVAYAILVNLTIGFVNKLTPQIPIYFISQPFVIAGGMIIFYFAIGTMLSLFVDGFVDLTLAR; encoded by the coding sequence GTGAGCGTTCTTTCGCAGAGCGTCGTCATCGCGGCGTTCCTCGCCTTCTGCCGCATCGGCGCCTGCTTCATGCTGATGCCGGGCCTGTCCAGCGCCCGCGTGCCGGTGCAGGTCAGGCTGTTCGTGGCGGTCGCCGCCACCGGCGGCCTGCTCGCCTTCCTGTGGGACCGCATCATCCCTTTCGTCGATCCGCGCCCGCAGATCCTGGTGCCGATGATCATCTCGGAACTTTTGGTCGGCGGGCTGATCGGCGCCATGACCAGGCTCTACATGGAGGCACTGCGCTTCATGGGCTCGGCGATTGCCATGCTGATCGGCTATGGCGGCTCGGGCGGACCGGCGATCGAGGAGCCGGAACCGCAGGCCGCCCTTGCCGCCATCATCTCGTTCTCGGCGCTGTTGATGCTGTTCGTCTTCGATTTCGACCACGAGATCGTCCGCGCCCTGGTGGCGTCCTACACCGTCGCGCCGGTCAACGTCTTCTTCAACCCGCAGACCGCCCTCGTCGACATCACCGACACCGTGTCGGACACGTTCTTTCTGGTCATCCGCCTCGGCAGCCCGTTCGTCGCCTATGCCATTCTGGTCAATCTGACGATCGGCTTCGTCAACAAGCTGACCCCGCAGATCCCGATCTATTTCATCTCCCAGCCCTTCGTCATCGCCGGCGGCATGATCATCTTCTATTTCGCCATCGGCACCATGCTGTCGCTGTTCGTCGACGGCTTCGTCGACCTGACGCTGGCGAGGTAG
- the flhA gene encoding flagellar biosynthesis protein FlhA: MAISESIQPGAVAKNGRDVFFALGIVIILAVLFLPIPAFLIDIGLAFSIALSVLILMVALWIQRPLDFSSFPTVLLIATMLRLSLNIATTRMILSHGNEGTHAAGYVIAGFSKLVMASDFVIGLIVFMILIVVNFIVITKGATRIAEVGARFTLDAIPGKQMSIDADLSAGMIDDKTAQLRRRELEEESSFFGSMDGASKFVRGDAIAGLIITAINIVGGIAIGYIRHGMGMGEAADVFIKLSVGDGLVTQIPALIVSLAAGLLVSKGGTRGSTNQAVFGQLGAHPRALYVAAALLVLLGLMPGLPLFPFFALAGGMAALGYIIPMRANRVLAAAEALKTQEKATKVEEEKNSVKASLATAEIELLIGKQLSTRLLVSHQELVFRMAKMRKKFAQQYGFVVPEVRVADDFAIPPKSYQIKVHGTVVAEYSMRVGEIMVLLGSRDVPEIPGEEIREPAFGMRAYSVMETFAEDLKRENYTFADNMSVLLTHLSEVIRNNLPQLLSYKDMKALLERQDQEYRKLADEICTTHISYPGLQAVLKLLLAERVSIRNLHLIIEAIAEIAPHVRRTEQIVEHVRIRMAQQICGDLSEGGVLKVLRLGNRWDLAFHQSLKRDAKGEVREFDIDPRQLEEFGQDATKAIKKFLEAGERFVLVTAPDARPYVRMIIERLFTTLPVLSHVEIAKGVEIRVLGTIS; the protein is encoded by the coding sequence ATGGCGATCAGCGAAAGCATCCAGCCCGGCGCGGTGGCCAAGAACGGCCGCGATGTCTTCTTCGCGCTCGGCATCGTCATCATCCTGGCCGTGCTGTTCCTGCCGATCCCGGCCTTTCTCATCGACATCGGCCTCGCCTTCTCGATCGCGCTTTCGGTGCTGATCCTGATGGTGGCGCTGTGGATCCAGCGGCCGCTCGATTTCTCCTCGTTCCCGACTGTGCTGCTCATCGCCACGATGCTGCGGCTATCCCTGAACATCGCCACCACGCGCATGATCCTGTCGCACGGCAATGAGGGCACGCACGCCGCCGGCTACGTCATTGCTGGCTTCTCCAAGCTGGTGATGGCCAGCGATTTCGTCATCGGCTTGATCGTCTTCATGATCCTGATCGTGGTGAACTTCATCGTCATCACCAAGGGCGCCACCCGTATCGCCGAAGTCGGCGCCCGCTTCACCCTCGACGCCATCCCCGGCAAGCAGATGTCGATCGACGCCGATCTTTCCGCCGGCATGATCGACGACAAGACCGCGCAGCTGCGCCGCCGCGAGCTGGAAGAAGAATCCTCCTTCTTCGGCTCGATGGACGGTGCCTCGAAATTCGTACGCGGCGACGCCATTGCCGGCCTCATCATCACCGCCATCAACATCGTCGGCGGCATCGCCATCGGCTACATCAGGCATGGCATGGGCATGGGCGAGGCCGCCGACGTGTTCATCAAGCTGTCGGTCGGCGACGGCCTAGTCACCCAGATCCCGGCGCTGATCGTCTCGCTCGCCGCCGGCCTGCTGGTGTCCAAGGGCGGCACGCGCGGCTCGACCAACCAGGCCGTGTTCGGCCAGCTCGGCGCCCATCCGCGCGCGCTTTACGTGGCGGCGGCGCTGCTGGTGCTGCTCGGCCTGATGCCCGGCCTGCCGCTGTTTCCCTTCTTTGCACTGGCCGGTGGCATGGCCGCTCTCGGCTACATCATCCCGATGCGCGCCAACCGCGTCCTCGCCGCGGCCGAAGCGTTGAAGACCCAGGAGAAGGCGACCAAGGTCGAGGAGGAGAAGAACTCGGTCAAGGCCTCGCTCGCCACCGCCGAGATCGAACTCCTGATTGGCAAGCAGCTGTCGACCCGGCTGCTGGTCTCGCATCAGGAACTGGTCTTCCGCATGGCCAAGATGCGCAAGAAATTCGCCCAGCAATACGGCTTCGTCGTGCCGGAAGTGCGCGTCGCCGACGATTTCGCCATCCCGCCGAAGAGCTATCAGATCAAGGTGCATGGCACGGTGGTTGCCGAATATTCGATGCGCGTCGGCGAGATCATGGTGCTGCTCGGCAGCCGCGACGTGCCCGAAATACCCGGCGAAGAGATCCGCGAGCCGGCCTTCGGCATGCGCGCCTATTCCGTCATGGAAACCTTCGCCGAGGATCTGAAGCGCGAGAACTACACCTTTGCCGACAACATGTCGGTGCTGCTCACCCATCTCTCCGAGGTGATCCGCAACAACCTGCCGCAGCTCCTGTCCTACAAGGACATGAAGGCGCTGCTCGAGCGCCAGGACCAGGAGTATCGCAAGCTCGCCGACGAGATCTGCACCACGCACATCTCCTATCCCGGTCTGCAGGCGGTGCTGAAGCTGCTGCTTGCCGAGCGCGTCTCGATCCGCAATCTGCACCTGATCATCGAGGCCATCGCCGAGATCGCGCCGCATGTGCGCCGTACCGAGCAGATCGTCGAGCATGTCCGCATCCGCATGGCGCAGCAGATCTGCGGCGATCTCTCTGAAGGCGGCGTGCTCAAGGTGTTGCGTCTTGGCAACCGCTGGGACCTTGCCTTCCACCAGAGCCTCAAGCGCGACGCCAAGGGCGAGGTGCGCGAGTTCGACATTGATCCGCGCCAGCTCGAGGAATTCGGCCAGGACGCCACCAAGGCGATCAAGAAATTCCTCGAAGCCGGCGAGCGTTTCGTCCTCGTCACCGCGCCCGACGCCCGCCCCTATGTGCGCATGATCATCGAGCGCCTGTTCACCACGCTGCCGGTGCTCTCCCATGTCGAAATCGCCAAGGGCGTCGAGATCAGGGTGCTCGGGACCATATCGTGA
- a CDS encoding putative quinol monooxygenase — MLLIIGTIRLPPDRFEEARLAMERMISGSRAEDGCLEYSYARDVLDAGLIRVTEAWRDRAALDAHFRSPHIAEWRSSWPSLGIGERNLVLYEAGEPTPT, encoded by the coding sequence ATGCTCCTGATCATTGGCACGATCCGTTTGCCGCCCGACAGATTCGAGGAGGCAAGGCTTGCGATGGAGCGCATGATCTCGGGCAGCCGCGCCGAGGATGGCTGCCTCGAATATTCCTATGCACGGGACGTGCTCGACGCGGGGCTGATCCGGGTTACCGAGGCGTGGCGCGACAGGGCCGCGCTCGATGCGCATTTCCGCTCGCCGCACATCGCCGAGTGGCGTTCAAGCTGGCCGTCGCTTGGCATCGGCGAGCGCAACCTCGTGCTCTACGAGGCAGGTGAGCCCACGCCGACCTGA
- a CDS encoding MarR family winged helix-turn-helix transcriptional regulator encodes MRKPNQRPSIPAPGEGKRGEEGYLGYLLRQAAGAHRLRMDRALGDLGVTQPQFVTLTMLAAYPGLSNADLARLALLTPQTLSVIVANLERAGSLVRKPHAVHGRIQHIDLSDSGRALLRACRERVRAIESELTQGLSVAEERAVRRWLVGVATATTAES; translated from the coding sequence ATGCGCAAGCCCAATCAGCGTCCGTCGATTCCGGCTCCCGGCGAAGGCAAACGCGGCGAGGAAGGCTATCTCGGCTATCTCCTGCGGCAGGCCGCCGGCGCGCATCGGCTTAGAATGGACAGGGCGCTGGGCGATCTCGGCGTGACGCAGCCGCAATTCGTCACGCTGACCATGCTTGCGGCCTATCCCGGCCTCTCCAATGCCGACCTTGCCCGGCTGGCGCTGCTCACCCCACAAACGCTCAGCGTCATCGTCGCCAATCTCGAACGAGCCGGCTCGCTGGTGCGCAAACCGCATGCCGTTCATGGCCGCATCCAGCACATCGATCTCAGCGACAGCGGCCGCGCCCTGCTGCGCGCCTGTCGCGAGCGCGTGAGAGCCATCGAGAGCGAGCTGACGCAGGGGCTGTCGGTTGCGGAAGAACGCGCGGTCAGGCGCTGGCTGGTCGGCGTCGCCACGGCCACCACAGCCGAGTCCTGA
- a CDS encoding NAD-dependent epimerase/dehydratase family protein, whose product MGHRIFLAGASGAIGQRLIPQFLAAGHQVTGTTRNANKAATLRALGVEPAVVDVFDAEALSRVMLAAKPDIVVHQLTDLPPGLDPSRMGEAIVRNARIRDEGTRNLVAAAVASGVRRMVAQSIAWAYAPGPEPHAEADPLDGGASGNRGISVGGVIALEKAVLNAPFEGVVLRYGQLYGPGTGTDAAAGASPVHVDAAAYAALLALDKGAPGIFNVAEPNQAVSTQRAVEELGWRADFRLPA is encoded by the coding sequence ATGGGTCATCGAATTTTTCTTGCCGGCGCCTCGGGCGCCATCGGCCAGCGGCTGATCCCGCAGTTTCTGGCCGCCGGCCATCAGGTGACCGGCACCACGCGCAATGCGAACAAGGCCGCGACATTGCGCGCCCTCGGGGTCGAGCCGGCGGTCGTGGATGTCTTCGATGCCGAGGCGCTGTCGCGCGTGATGCTCGCCGCCAAGCCTGACATCGTCGTCCACCAGCTGACCGACCTGCCGCCGGGCCTCGACCCGAGCCGGATGGGCGAGGCCATCGTGCGCAATGCCCGTATCCGCGACGAAGGCACGCGCAATCTGGTCGCGGCCGCCGTCGCATCCGGTGTCCGGCGCATGGTGGCGCAAAGCATCGCCTGGGCCTACGCGCCGGGTCCGGAGCCGCATGCCGAAGCCGACCCGCTGGACGGTGGCGCCAGCGGCAATCGCGGCATCAGCGTCGGCGGTGTCATCGCCTTGGAAAAGGCCGTTCTCAACGCACCATTCGAGGGTGTCGTCCTGCGCTACGGTCAGCTCTATGGGCCGGGAACGGGAACCGATGCGGCTGCCGGCGCATCGCCGGTGCATGTCGATGCGGCTGCCTATGCAGCGCTGCTCGCGCTCGACAAGGGTGCGCCCGGAATCTTCAACGTGGCGGAGCCCAACCAGGCGGTCTCGACGCAAAGGGCGGTCGAGGAGCTGGGTTGGCGCGCCGATTTCCGTTTGCCTGCCTGA
- a CDS encoding cupin domain-containing protein — MIGNQARLRTGQSLIAVSAVGVLFALTAKWAGPDFIGVVPDGMEMQMANADADGAAGARPKTVVTPVSCEQLPNVPGKSITTVIVAFPPNGFTPRHRHPGSVSAFVLKGTLRSQLEGSPAVVYTEGQTWFEPPSTVHLFAENASTTEPAELLATFIADDDCGPLTIPD, encoded by the coding sequence ATGATCGGCAATCAAGCTCGTTTGCGCACCGGCCAATCTCTTATCGCCGTCAGCGCTGTCGGGGTTCTGTTTGCGCTCACGGCAAAGTGGGCCGGCCCCGATTTCATTGGCGTCGTGCCTGATGGCATGGAAATGCAGATGGCAAATGCCGATGCGGACGGTGCCGCCGGGGCACGGCCGAAGACGGTCGTCACGCCGGTCTCCTGTGAGCAACTGCCGAACGTGCCGGGCAAGTCGATCACCACGGTGATCGTGGCATTTCCGCCCAACGGCTTTACGCCCCGCCACCGGCATCCGGGCTCGGTCAGCGCCTTCGTCCTCAAAGGCACGCTGCGCTCGCAGCTCGAAGGCAGCCCGGCCGTCGTCTATACCGAGGGACAGACCTGGTTCGAGCCACCTAGCACGGTCCATCTCTTCGCTGAGAATGCCAGCACCACCGAGCCCGCCGAACTCCTGGCAACATTCATCGCCGACGACGATTGCGGGCCGCTGACCATACCGGATTGA
- a CDS encoding chloride channel protein, whose amino-acid sequence MLSRNQPQVYARRLRAVLLRSIPLLEARGIAVVILAGVVGVMAGILVTAMSQIVQDLHGLLFGVQPGGRLSGMFSLANPMQALIPAVGGALLGLSVIWLRLRKFRTPVDPIEANALYGGRMSLTDTFIIAGQTMISSGFGASVGLEAGYTQVGSGLASRLARIFRLRRNDVRILVGCGAAGAIAAAFDAPLTGAFYGFELVIGIYSVANVAPVMTAAICASLTAEMFGGVPFPLELSGLPALTPSQYVPFLLLGLLGGAASIAIMQLVTLIERGFNRLSVDASLRPVIGGVLVGLLGLITPQVLSSGHGALHREFAMNYGLTVVASVFVLKLAASAISLGSGFRGGLFFASLFLGALLGKAFAGVMALVSPATGIDPSVAAVVGMTSLAVGVVGGPLTMTFLALESTRDLTLTGVVLAASIMAAILVRETFGYSFSTWRFHLRGETIRSAHDVGWMRSLTVGSMMRKDIKTIDASTTLSAFRKQIPLGSAQRVIAVDPGDQYVGVLIVAELHSDPAGGEVPVRDLAQYKDAVLVPSMNVQAAAETFQRAGAEELAVVEDFTDHIVLGLLTEGHLMRRYAEELEKARRDLSGEG is encoded by the coding sequence GTGCTTTCCAGAAACCAACCACAAGTCTACGCCCGCCGGCTGCGCGCGGTGCTGCTGAGGTCAATTCCGCTGCTCGAGGCGCGCGGCATCGCCGTCGTCATCCTGGCGGGCGTCGTCGGCGTCATGGCGGGCATACTGGTCACGGCGATGAGCCAGATCGTGCAGGATTTGCACGGGCTGTTGTTCGGCGTTCAGCCCGGCGGCCGGCTTTCCGGCATGTTCTCGCTCGCCAATCCCATGCAGGCGCTGATACCGGCGGTCGGCGGCGCCTTGCTTGGGCTGAGCGTAATCTGGCTGCGGTTGCGTAAATTCCGCACCCCGGTCGATCCGATCGAAGCCAACGCGCTCTATGGCGGGCGCATGTCGCTGACCGACACGTTCATCATCGCCGGCCAGACGATGATCTCCAGCGGCTTCGGCGCCTCGGTCGGACTGGAAGCCGGCTACACACAGGTCGGATCCGGCCTGGCATCGCGGCTGGCGCGCATCTTCAGGCTGCGCCGCAACGATGTCCGCATCCTGGTCGGCTGTGGTGCGGCCGGCGCCATCGCCGCCGCCTTCGATGCGCCGCTGACGGGTGCCTTCTACGGTTTCGAACTGGTCATCGGCATCTACTCGGTCGCCAATGTCGCGCCTGTGATGACGGCCGCGATCTGCGCCTCGCTGACGGCGGAGATGTTCGGCGGCGTGCCGTTTCCGCTCGAGCTTTCAGGGCTGCCGGCGCTGACGCCCAGCCAGTACGTGCCGTTCCTGCTGCTTGGGCTGCTGGGCGGCGCGGCTTCGATCGCCATCATGCAACTGGTGACGCTGATCGAACGCGGCTTCAACAGGCTGTCGGTCGATGCCTCGCTGCGCCCCGTCATCGGCGGCGTCCTCGTCGGCCTGCTGGGGCTGATCACGCCGCAGGTCCTGTCCAGCGGCCATGGCGCGCTGCACCGCGAATTCGCCATGAATTATGGGCTGACCGTGGTCGCCAGCGTCTTCGTGCTCAAGCTCGCGGCGTCAGCAATCTCGCTTGGTTCCGGCTTTCGCGGCGGCCTGTTCTTCGCTTCGCTGTTCCTCGGCGCGCTGCTCGGCAAGGCGTTCGCCGGCGTGATGGCGCTGGTCTCGCCGGCGACCGGCATCGACCCTTCGGTTGCCGCCGTCGTCGGCATGACCTCGCTTGCCGTCGGCGTCGTCGGCGGCCCGCTGACCATGACCTTCCTGGCACTGGAATCGACGCGCGACCTGACGCTCACCGGCGTCGTCCTGGCGGCCTCGATCATGGCGGCGATCCTGGTGCGCGAAACCTTCGGCTATTCGTTCTCGACATGGCGCTTCCATCTGCGTGGCGAAACGATCCGCAGCGCCCATGATGTCGGCTGGATGCGCAGCCTGACCGTCGGCTCGATGATGCGCAAGGACATCAAGACCATCGATGCCTCGACGACGCTTTCCGCCTTCCGCAAGCAAATCCCGCTCGGCTCTGCCCAGCGCGTCATCGCCGTCGACCCGGGCGATCAGTATGTCGGCGTGCTGATCGTGGCCGAACTGCACAGCGATCCCGCCGGCGGCGAGGTGCCGGTGCGCGATCTCGCCCAGTACAAGGATGCCGTCCTGGTGCCCAGCATGAACGTGCAGGCCGCCGCCGAGACGTTCCAGCGCGCCGGCGCCGAGGAACTGGCGGTCGTCGAGGATTTCACCGACCACATCGTGCTCGGTCTGCTGACCGAGGGCCATCTGATGCGGCGCTACGCCGAAGAACTCGAAAAGGCGCGCCGGGACCTGTCGGGCGAGGGGTAG
- a CDS encoding helix-turn-helix domain-containing protein, which translates to MSKGSDKASVKTGDVSAATHAHQVLGMRLKSLRLARRLSLRELAEATGTSASFISQLERGLTGASTASLNQMASALGVSVAMLFEESTAQNHGVLRRSERPSLPPSDGCRKMLLSRPPLSDMEVYVGEFDIGGSTGPDRYTHGDAHEMLVVLRGVVEVSLGEARHVLEEGDSIEYTTSTPHRSENIGSGRAEVMWIIAPPTSVRAELDQYTAWKPLAAR; encoded by the coding sequence ATGAGCAAGGGGTCCGACAAGGCTTCGGTAAAGACGGGCGACGTATCGGCCGCGACGCATGCCCATCAGGTGCTGGGCATGCGCCTCAAGAGCCTTCGTCTCGCCCGCAGGCTGTCCTTGCGGGAGCTTGCCGAAGCGACCGGAACGAGCGCCAGTTTCATCAGCCAGCTTGAACGCGGCCTGACCGGCGCCAGCACCGCTTCGCTCAACCAGATGGCTTCGGCGCTCGGCGTCAGCGTCGCCATGCTGTTCGAGGAAAGCACGGCGCAAAACCATGGCGTCCTGAGACGCAGCGAGCGGCCGAGCCTGCCGCCCAGCGACGGCTGCCGCAAGATGCTGTTGTCGCGCCCGCCGCTGAGCGACATGGAAGTCTATGTCGGGGAATTCGACATTGGCGGCTCGACCGGACCCGATCGCTACACCCATGGCGACGCACACGAGATGCTCGTCGTGCTGCGCGGGGTCGTCGAGGTCTCGCTCGGCGAGGCGCGCCATGTGCTCGAGGAGGGCGACAGCATCGAATACACGACCTCGACACCGCATCGCTCAGAGAACATCGGCAGTGGCCGAGCCGAAGTGATGTGGATCATAGCGCCGCCGACCTCGGTGCGCGCCGAACTCGACCAATACACGGCCTGGAAACCGCTCGCGGCCAGGTAG
- a CDS encoding PotD/PotF family extracellular solute-binding protein gives MQKTKALYLSAVMALGVLATAAFAQEKPVAGEVKEGSLKGKTLTFVSYGGIYQDGQAAALKEFVDKSGVKLLNDGPTEIAKLQAQVESGNVAWDVVDTDDLPPYVYCGKLFQKLDLTKLDVSKIPEGQVGECSVPAMNYGVVLMYNKEKYKDNPPKSWADFFDTAKFPGVRGIDGSGSPTGGLLEQAFKVAGGDPKAMTVADIDKAIDVVRKLGPDTIFWKTGAESQQLAESGEADMLMMWTGRAMTAVKNGAKYAPAWQDWLVVMDQMTIPVGVKDTDASYALLNAYLGKQSQEILAEKTSYTPINSDAQPKVDASVAAFLTNTPDRQKQGYKQNFKFWVPNFALAQEKWSALMAGN, from the coding sequence ATGCAGAAAACGAAAGCTTTGTATCTCAGCGCCGTGATGGCGCTTGGCGTGCTGGCAACCGCGGCGTTCGCGCAGGAGAAGCCGGTCGCAGGCGAGGTCAAGGAGGGGTCGCTGAAGGGCAAGACCCTGACGTTCGTCTCCTATGGCGGCATCTACCAGGACGGCCAGGCGGCCGCGCTGAAGGAGTTCGTCGACAAGTCCGGCGTCAAGCTGCTCAATGACGGACCGACCGAGATCGCCAAGCTGCAGGCGCAGGTCGAGTCCGGCAATGTAGCCTGGGACGTCGTCGACACCGACGACCTGCCGCCTTACGTCTATTGCGGCAAGCTGTTCCAGAAGCTGGATCTGACGAAGCTCGACGTCTCGAAAATCCCGGAAGGCCAGGTCGGCGAGTGCTCGGTGCCGGCGATGAACTACGGCGTCGTGCTGATGTACAACAAGGAGAAGTACAAGGATAACCCGCCCAAGAGCTGGGCCGACTTCTTCGATACGGCAAAGTTCCCCGGCGTGCGCGGGATCGACGGCTCAGGCAGCCCGACGGGTGGCTTGCTGGAACAGGCGTTCAAGGTTGCCGGCGGCGATCCGAAGGCGATGACGGTGGCCGATATCGACAAGGCTATCGATGTGGTCCGCAAGCTCGGCCCCGATACGATTTTCTGGAAGACGGGGGCTGAATCGCAGCAGCTGGCGGAATCCGGCGAGGCCGACATGCTGATGATGTGGACAGGTCGCGCCATGACCGCGGTCAAGAACGGCGCCAAATACGCGCCGGCCTGGCAGGATTGGCTGGTGGTGATGGACCAGATGACGATCCCGGTCGGCGTCAAGGATACGGACGCGTCCTACGCGCTGCTCAATGCCTATCTCGGCAAACAGTCGCAGGAAATCCTGGCGGAGAAGACCTCCTACACGCCGATCAACAGCGACGCGCAGCCCAAGGTCGACGCTTCCGTCGCCGCCTTCCTGACCAACACGCCGGATCGCCAGAAGCAGGGCTACAAGCAGAACTTCAAGTTCTGGGTCCCGAACTTCGCGCTGGCGCAGGAGAAGTGGTCCGCGCTGATGGCCGGCAACTGA
- a CDS encoding ABC transporter permease: protein MSASELPTQPAADVRPGRAWRPFALTAPALILLVAVIGYPLLTIVLRSLSEPEWGVQNYVWFFGAPINLTVLQRTFTISAWVTIVCVICAYPYAYLMTAVGPRVRLVLVLCVLIPFWVSGVVRTLSWVILLQDSGVINSLLRSAGFDGIRLIRTQTGVVIGMAQVLLPFMILPLYSVMKGIDLRLMRAAQSLGARPSRAFLTVYLPLSLPGVYAGAIIVFILALGFYITPALLGGPRSTMLSTLVQTQVLSLLQWGRGGAMGVVLLVTTFVLLALAAPVMRSRYREAGRH from the coding sequence GTGAGCGCGTCCGAGCTTCCGACCCAACCCGCCGCCGATGTGCGGCCGGGACGGGCATGGCGGCCGTTCGCGCTCACGGCGCCGGCGCTGATCCTGCTCGTCGCGGTGATCGGCTATCCGCTGCTCACCATTGTGCTGCGCAGCCTGTCGGAGCCGGAATGGGGCGTGCAGAACTACGTCTGGTTCTTCGGCGCGCCCATCAATCTCACGGTGCTACAGCGCACTTTCACCATCTCGGCCTGGGTGACGATCGTCTGCGTGATCTGCGCTTATCCTTACGCCTATCTGATGACCGCCGTCGGGCCGCGCGTGCGGCTCGTCCTGGTGCTCTGCGTGCTGATCCCGTTCTGGGTGAGCGGGGTGGTTCGCACGCTGTCCTGGGTGATTCTGCTGCAGGATTCAGGCGTCATCAATTCGCTGCTGAGGTCGGCCGGTTTTGACGGCATCCGGCTGATCCGTACCCAGACCGGCGTGGTGATCGGCATGGCGCAGGTGCTCCTGCCCTTCATGATCCTGCCGCTCTATTCGGTGATGAAGGGCATCGACCTCAGGCTGATGCGGGCTGCGCAAAGCCTCGGTGCACGACCTTCGCGCGCGTTCCTTACCGTCTACCTGCCGCTGTCGCTGCCCGGCGTGTATGCCGGCGCGATCATCGTCTTCATCCTGGCGCTGGGCTTCTACATCACGCCGGCGCTGCTCGGTGGGCCGCGCTCGACCATGCTGTCGACGCTGGTGCAGACCCAGGTGCTCAGCCTGCTGCAATGGGGTCGCGGCGGCGCCATGGGCGTGGTGCTGCTCGTCACCACGTTCGTGCTTCTGGCGCTCGCAGCACCCGTGATGCGCTCGCGGTACCGGGAAGCGGGGCGGCACTGA
- a CDS encoding ABC transporter permease produces the protein MEMKPLTRVILGLVCLLVAVWLVAPTLVVVPMSFNANKSLAFPPQGFSWQWYQNFFTNPDWSSSFLNSLKVASVVAALATVLGTLAAFGLDRMKAGPANLLRMLMLTPMVVPGVVLAIGIYAVYLDTHLVGTLLGFVLAHTILALPFVLIAVSASLEVFDRRLETAAASLGAGALTAFRTVTLPLILPGILSGLLFAFATSFDEIVVSLFITNPYLKTLPVQIFSSITRDADPTVAAVGTILLFATTILIGGGMLLLGRERKGRQ, from the coding sequence ATGGAGATGAAACCGCTCACCCGCGTGATCCTCGGCCTCGTCTGCCTGCTGGTGGCGGTATGGCTGGTGGCGCCGACGCTGGTCGTCGTGCCGATGTCGTTCAACGCCAACAAGTCACTCGCCTTTCCGCCGCAGGGCTTCTCCTGGCAGTGGTACCAGAACTTCTTCACCAATCCGGACTGGTCGTCGAGCTTCCTCAACTCGTTGAAGGTCGCCTCGGTGGTGGCGGCGCTGGCAACGGTGCTCGGCACGCTCGCGGCCTTCGGCCTCGACCGCATGAAGGCCGGGCCGGCCAACCTGTTGCGCATGCTGATGCTGACGCCGATGGTGGTGCCGGGCGTGGTGCTGGCCATTGGCATCTACGCCGTCTATCTCGACACCCACCTGGTCGGCACGCTGCTGGGCTTCGTGCTTGCCCACACCATCCTGGCACTTCCCTTCGTGCTGATCGCGGTCTCGGCCAGCCTCGAAGTGTTCGACAGGCGCCTCGAGACGGCGGCGGCGAGCCTCGGCGCGGGAGCGCTGACCGCGTTCCGCACGGTGACGCTGCCGTTGATCCTGCCCGGCATCCTGTCCGGCCTGCTCTTCGCCTTCGCCACCTCCTTCGACGAGATCGTGGTGTCGCTGTTCATCACCAACCCCTATCTCAAGACCTTGCCCGTGCAGATATTCTCCTCCATCACACGCGACGCCGACCCGACCGTTGCCGCCGTCGGCACGATCCTGCTTTTCGCCACCACGATCCTGATCGGCGGCGGCATGCTTCTTCTTGGTCGCGAGCGGAAAGGACGCCAATGA